Proteins co-encoded in one Malus sylvestris chromosome 9, drMalSylv7.2, whole genome shotgun sequence genomic window:
- the LOC126634461 gene encoding MMS19 nucleotide excision repair protein homolog isoform X1, which yields MAGPTDLIRHIESYVDTSCSPSQQAASLNSIITLVKNDLLTIEVLVKEMGMYLTTTDNVIRARGILLLAEVLTGLASKPLDTATIHSLIGFFTDRLADWRALRGALVGCLALLRRKASAGMVCASDAKVVAQTYVESLQVQALGQHDRKLCFELLQCLLVRHPNEVASLGETFFYGICQAMDGEKDPHCLMLTFPIVEALVQIYPDPSGSLESFCEDLFTLLGCYFPIHFTHLKDEDSDVKRDDLSKALMSALSSTPLFEPFVIPLLLEKLSSSLPLAKVDSLKYLNHCTAKYGADRMAKHAETIWISVKHAISNSLEKPAISFTEEPLYGLGFQENEVATEALMLLEKVTMQNEVLFVNLIVRDEDINTVFNSIASYENYNIPLQGKQRLHAVGRILYKITKTSAASCKGVFESFFPCLMNTLEISVRNSSGDCSLNENSFSSKRFNFGALYLSVELIEACRDLIMRFKDLAPKPDTTHATCCYMLQSFADSLIIAFCSSLATHLNEVHGAEIYFTVKGLQMLATFPGDILPISKIIFENILTELMSIILVDFNKTLLWKLALKALVHIGSFVDAYHESEKALSYIVLVVEKTLSLVSHDDFNVPFPLKLETVSEIGASGLNHMLRIVQGLEEAIVGKLSDYVHGKLNLAEGTIQLLECYCNKILPWIKETGGLEEVLLRFVINIWNATESCKDFSIQVQEEELLDAAMMAMKLAVGSCSDESQKIMVDKAYSVLSSNISIPFKESMDATSSIQLQELHVSEQRDTFSHRDEWIVSLFASIIIAVHPKTQIANLKGLLHLFMTTLLKGCVPVAQALGSVINKLGTKSKDTENSKDCTLEEAIDMIFGTNIWSFNENGVLKTSGTSNGIKVSLTDLCLGFSSNKQLQVRALEGLAWIGKGLLLLGHEKVKDVTKIFLECLLSEGRKRAMELQQGLENSYEQHFVMRTAADAFHILMSDSEVCLNRKFHAITRPLYKQRFFSSVMPILQSMIINSDSSLSRSMLVRASAHLISNAPLIAILSEAEKLMPIMLDGLSVLSEDILDKDKLYSLLLVLSGILTDKNGKVAVVENAHILINCLTRLIGYPHMMLVRETAIQCLVATSELPYARIFPMRTQVLQAISKALNDPKRAVRQEAVRCRRAWASIA from the exons GTATCCTTCTTTTGGCAGAAGTTCTAACGGGTCTGGCATCAAAACCACTAGATACTGCAACTATTCATAGCTTGATAGGATTCTTCACAGACAGACTG GCAGATTGGAGAGCTTTACGTGGTGCACTTGTCGGTTGCTTGGCACTACTGAGGAGGAAAGCTAGTGCTGGAATGGTCTGTGCCAGTGATGCAAAAGTTGTTGCTCAAACTTATGTAGAGTCCCTACAGGTGCAAGCTTTAGGGCAGCATGACAGAAAG CTCTGCTTTGAGCTATTGCAATGCCTTTTAGTGCGCCATCCCAATGAAGTTGCTTCACTG GGTGAAACCTTTTTCTACGGGATCTGTCAAGCAATGGATGGAGAAAAAGATCCTCATTGCTTAATGTTAACATTTCCTATTGTTGAGGCTTTGGTGCAAATATATCCAGACCCATCTGGCTCACTTGAAAGTTTTTGTGAAGATCTCTTTACATTATTGGGATGTTACTTTCCCATTCATTTTACTCAT CTGAAAGATGAGGACTCTGATGTGAAAAGAGATGACCTCTCGAAGGCACTAATG TCAGCGTTGTCGTCCACACCTTTATTCGAGCCATTTGTCATTCCATTGCTTCTTGAGAAACTTTCTTCATCTCTGCCATTAGCAAAG GTTGATTCTTTGAAATATCTTAACCACTGCACAGCTAAATATGGAGCTGACAGAATGGCAAAACATGCTGAAACTATCTGGATTTCAGTGAAACATGCCATAAGTAATTCTTTGGAAAAGCCTGCTATATCCTTTACTGAAGAACCACTATATGGTCTTGGCTTTCAAGAGAATGAAGTTGCAACAGAAGCTCTAATGCTTCTAGAAAAGGTTACCATGCAAAATGAGGTGttgtttgtaaatttaattgttCGTGATGAAGATATAAACACAGTTTTCAACTCCATCGCTAGCTATGAAAATTATAATATTCCTTTGCAAGGCAAGCAAAGGTTACATGCAGTCGGTCGTATCCTTTATAAGATAACAAAGACTTCTGCTGCTTCCTGTAAAGGTGTGTTTGAAAGTTTCTTCCCTTGCCTAATGAACACTCTCGAGATTTCTGTGAGAAATTCATCTGGGGATTGCTCTCTTAATGAGAATTCTTTTTCCTCAAAAAGATTTAATTTTGGAGCTCTTTATCTCTCTGTGGAACTCATTGAGGCATGCAGAGATTTAATTATGAGATTCAAAGACCTTGCTCCGAAGCCTGATACTACACATGCGACATGTTGCTACATGCTTCAGAGCTTTGCGGATTCACTAATCATTGCCTTTTGTTCTTCCTTGGCCACACATCTTAATGAAGTTCATGGTGCAGAGATTTATTTCACAG TCAAGGGTTTACAGATGCTGGCTACATTCCCTGGAGATATCTTGCCAATATCAAAAATTATATTTGAGAATATTCTGACGGaactcatgtcaatcatcttAGTGGATTTCAACAAGACATTGCTATGGAAGCTAGCATTGAAGGCTTTAGTGCACATTGGCTCATTTGTGGATGCATATCACGAGTCCGAGAAGGCACTAAGCTATATAGTCCTTGTTGTTGAAAAGACACTTTCATTGGTGTCTCATGATGATTTCAATGTGCCTTTTCCACTAAAACTGGAGACAGTCTCTGAGATTGGTGCAAGTGGGCTAAATCATATGCTAAGAATTGTACAAGGGCTTGAAGAGGCCATAGTTGGCAAGTTATCTGATTAT GTCCATGGAAAATTGAACTTGGCTGAAGGGACAATTCAACTTTTGGAATGCTACTGTAATAAGATTCTTCCATG GATCAAGGAAACTGGAGGTCTTGAGGAAGTTCTGTTGCGGTTTGTCATTAACATTTGGAATGCCACTGAAAGTTGTAAAGATTTTAGCATTCAAGTCCAGGAAGAA GAGCTTCTTGATGCAGCCATGATGGCAATGAAGCTTGCTGTTGGGAGCTGTTCAGATGAAAGCCAGAAGATTATGGTTGACAAGGCTTACAGTGTTCTTTCATCAAACATATCCATTCCATTTAAGGAATCCATGGATGCAACCTCTTCAATCCAACTTCAAGAATTGCACGTTTCTGAACAGAGAGACACATTCTCTCATAGAGATGAATGGATTGTTTCACTATTTGCATCAATAATCATAGCGGTGCATCCAAAAACACAGATTGCAAATCTGAAAGGGCTATTGCATTTGTTTATGACAACCCTTCTTAAAGGTTGTGTTCCAGTAGCTCAGGCGTTAGGTTCTGTGATCAATAAATTGGGTACAAAGTCCAAGGACACGGAGAATTCAAAGGACTGTACCCTGGAAGAAGCGATTGATATGATTTTCGGAACAAATATATGGAGTTTCAAtgaaaatggagttttaaagACATCTGGAACAAGTAATGGCATAAAAGTGAGTCTTACTGATCTATGCCTTGGTTTTTCGAGCAATAAGCAGCTTCAAGTCCGTGCCCTGGAAGGATTAGCATGGATAGGAAAAGGTTTGCTTCTACTTGGTCATGAAAAAGTAAAAGATGTAACCAAAATTTTTTTGGAGTGCTTACTGTCAGAAGGCAGAAAACGTGCCATGGAGTTACAGCAAGGTCTAGAAAACAGTTATGAGCAGCATTTTGTGATGAGAACCGCTGCAGATGCATTTCACATTCTTATGAGTGATTCTGAAGTTTGTTTGAACCGAAAATTTCATGCCATAACACGGCCACTCTACAAACAGCGGTTTTTCTCTTCGGTGATGCCTATTTTGCAGTCTATGATAATAAATTCTGATTCATCATTATCCAG ATCTATGCTGGTTCGGGCATCTGCACACCTTATATCTAATGCCCCTTTAATTGCTATCTTGAGTGAAGCAGAGAAG CTCATGCCGATAATGTTGGATGGGTTGTCCGTGTTAAGTGAGGATATTCTGGATAAAGACAAGCTATACAGTCTTTTGCTAGTTCTTTCTGGAATATTGACAGATAAAAACG GAAAAGTAGCTGTCGTAGAGAATGcacatattttaattaattgtctCACCAGACTCATTGGCTACCCGCATATGATG CTTGTCCGAGAGACTGCAATTCAATGTCTTGTTGCAACGTCTGAGCTGCCCTATGCAAGAATCTTTCCCATGAGAACACAG GTACTACAAGCAATATCCAAAGCTCTTAATGATCCAAAGAGGGCTGTTCGTCAAGAAGCTGTCAGGTGTCGACGGGCATG GGCGTCAATTGCATAA
- the LOC126634461 gene encoding MMS19 nucleotide excision repair protein homolog isoform X2, with translation MVCASDAKVVAQTYVESLQVQALGQHDRKLCFELLQCLLVRHPNEVASLGETFFYGICQAMDGEKDPHCLMLTFPIVEALVQIYPDPSGSLESFCEDLFTLLGCYFPIHFTHLKDEDSDVKRDDLSKALMSALSSTPLFEPFVIPLLLEKLSSSLPLAKVDSLKYLNHCTAKYGADRMAKHAETIWISVKHAISNSLEKPAISFTEEPLYGLGFQENEVATEALMLLEKVTMQNEVLFVNLIVRDEDINTVFNSIASYENYNIPLQGKQRLHAVGRILYKITKTSAASCKGVFESFFPCLMNTLEISVRNSSGDCSLNENSFSSKRFNFGALYLSVELIEACRDLIMRFKDLAPKPDTTHATCCYMLQSFADSLIIAFCSSLATHLNEVHGAEIYFTVKGLQMLATFPGDILPISKIIFENILTELMSIILVDFNKTLLWKLALKALVHIGSFVDAYHESEKALSYIVLVVEKTLSLVSHDDFNVPFPLKLETVSEIGASGLNHMLRIVQGLEEAIVGKLSDYVHGKLNLAEGTIQLLECYCNKILPWIKETGGLEEVLLRFVINIWNATESCKDFSIQVQEEELLDAAMMAMKLAVGSCSDESQKIMVDKAYSVLSSNISIPFKESMDATSSIQLQELHVSEQRDTFSHRDEWIVSLFASIIIAVHPKTQIANLKGLLHLFMTTLLKGCVPVAQALGSVINKLGTKSKDTENSKDCTLEEAIDMIFGTNIWSFNENGVLKTSGTSNGIKVSLTDLCLGFSSNKQLQVRALEGLAWIGKGLLLLGHEKVKDVTKIFLECLLSEGRKRAMELQQGLENSYEQHFVMRTAADAFHILMSDSEVCLNRKFHAITRPLYKQRFFSSVMPILQSMIINSDSSLSRSMLVRASAHLISNAPLIAILSEAEKLMPIMLDGLSVLSEDILDKDKLYSLLLVLSGILTDKNGKVAVVENAHILINCLTRLIGYPHMMLVRETAIQCLVATSELPYARIFPMRTQVLQAISKALNDPKRAVRQEAVRCRRAWASIA, from the exons ATGGTCTGTGCCAGTGATGCAAAAGTTGTTGCTCAAACTTATGTAGAGTCCCTACAGGTGCAAGCTTTAGGGCAGCATGACAGAAAG CTCTGCTTTGAGCTATTGCAATGCCTTTTAGTGCGCCATCCCAATGAAGTTGCTTCACTG GGTGAAACCTTTTTCTACGGGATCTGTCAAGCAATGGATGGAGAAAAAGATCCTCATTGCTTAATGTTAACATTTCCTATTGTTGAGGCTTTGGTGCAAATATATCCAGACCCATCTGGCTCACTTGAAAGTTTTTGTGAAGATCTCTTTACATTATTGGGATGTTACTTTCCCATTCATTTTACTCAT CTGAAAGATGAGGACTCTGATGTGAAAAGAGATGACCTCTCGAAGGCACTAATG TCAGCGTTGTCGTCCACACCTTTATTCGAGCCATTTGTCATTCCATTGCTTCTTGAGAAACTTTCTTCATCTCTGCCATTAGCAAAG GTTGATTCTTTGAAATATCTTAACCACTGCACAGCTAAATATGGAGCTGACAGAATGGCAAAACATGCTGAAACTATCTGGATTTCAGTGAAACATGCCATAAGTAATTCTTTGGAAAAGCCTGCTATATCCTTTACTGAAGAACCACTATATGGTCTTGGCTTTCAAGAGAATGAAGTTGCAACAGAAGCTCTAATGCTTCTAGAAAAGGTTACCATGCAAAATGAGGTGttgtttgtaaatttaattgttCGTGATGAAGATATAAACACAGTTTTCAACTCCATCGCTAGCTATGAAAATTATAATATTCCTTTGCAAGGCAAGCAAAGGTTACATGCAGTCGGTCGTATCCTTTATAAGATAACAAAGACTTCTGCTGCTTCCTGTAAAGGTGTGTTTGAAAGTTTCTTCCCTTGCCTAATGAACACTCTCGAGATTTCTGTGAGAAATTCATCTGGGGATTGCTCTCTTAATGAGAATTCTTTTTCCTCAAAAAGATTTAATTTTGGAGCTCTTTATCTCTCTGTGGAACTCATTGAGGCATGCAGAGATTTAATTATGAGATTCAAAGACCTTGCTCCGAAGCCTGATACTACACATGCGACATGTTGCTACATGCTTCAGAGCTTTGCGGATTCACTAATCATTGCCTTTTGTTCTTCCTTGGCCACACATCTTAATGAAGTTCATGGTGCAGAGATTTATTTCACAG TCAAGGGTTTACAGATGCTGGCTACATTCCCTGGAGATATCTTGCCAATATCAAAAATTATATTTGAGAATATTCTGACGGaactcatgtcaatcatcttAGTGGATTTCAACAAGACATTGCTATGGAAGCTAGCATTGAAGGCTTTAGTGCACATTGGCTCATTTGTGGATGCATATCACGAGTCCGAGAAGGCACTAAGCTATATAGTCCTTGTTGTTGAAAAGACACTTTCATTGGTGTCTCATGATGATTTCAATGTGCCTTTTCCACTAAAACTGGAGACAGTCTCTGAGATTGGTGCAAGTGGGCTAAATCATATGCTAAGAATTGTACAAGGGCTTGAAGAGGCCATAGTTGGCAAGTTATCTGATTAT GTCCATGGAAAATTGAACTTGGCTGAAGGGACAATTCAACTTTTGGAATGCTACTGTAATAAGATTCTTCCATG GATCAAGGAAACTGGAGGTCTTGAGGAAGTTCTGTTGCGGTTTGTCATTAACATTTGGAATGCCACTGAAAGTTGTAAAGATTTTAGCATTCAAGTCCAGGAAGAA GAGCTTCTTGATGCAGCCATGATGGCAATGAAGCTTGCTGTTGGGAGCTGTTCAGATGAAAGCCAGAAGATTATGGTTGACAAGGCTTACAGTGTTCTTTCATCAAACATATCCATTCCATTTAAGGAATCCATGGATGCAACCTCTTCAATCCAACTTCAAGAATTGCACGTTTCTGAACAGAGAGACACATTCTCTCATAGAGATGAATGGATTGTTTCACTATTTGCATCAATAATCATAGCGGTGCATCCAAAAACACAGATTGCAAATCTGAAAGGGCTATTGCATTTGTTTATGACAACCCTTCTTAAAGGTTGTGTTCCAGTAGCTCAGGCGTTAGGTTCTGTGATCAATAAATTGGGTACAAAGTCCAAGGACACGGAGAATTCAAAGGACTGTACCCTGGAAGAAGCGATTGATATGATTTTCGGAACAAATATATGGAGTTTCAAtgaaaatggagttttaaagACATCTGGAACAAGTAATGGCATAAAAGTGAGTCTTACTGATCTATGCCTTGGTTTTTCGAGCAATAAGCAGCTTCAAGTCCGTGCCCTGGAAGGATTAGCATGGATAGGAAAAGGTTTGCTTCTACTTGGTCATGAAAAAGTAAAAGATGTAACCAAAATTTTTTTGGAGTGCTTACTGTCAGAAGGCAGAAAACGTGCCATGGAGTTACAGCAAGGTCTAGAAAACAGTTATGAGCAGCATTTTGTGATGAGAACCGCTGCAGATGCATTTCACATTCTTATGAGTGATTCTGAAGTTTGTTTGAACCGAAAATTTCATGCCATAACACGGCCACTCTACAAACAGCGGTTTTTCTCTTCGGTGATGCCTATTTTGCAGTCTATGATAATAAATTCTGATTCATCATTATCCAG ATCTATGCTGGTTCGGGCATCTGCACACCTTATATCTAATGCCCCTTTAATTGCTATCTTGAGTGAAGCAGAGAAG CTCATGCCGATAATGTTGGATGGGTTGTCCGTGTTAAGTGAGGATATTCTGGATAAAGACAAGCTATACAGTCTTTTGCTAGTTCTTTCTGGAATATTGACAGATAAAAACG GAAAAGTAGCTGTCGTAGAGAATGcacatattttaattaattgtctCACCAGACTCATTGGCTACCCGCATATGATG CTTGTCCGAGAGACTGCAATTCAATGTCTTGTTGCAACGTCTGAGCTGCCCTATGCAAGAATCTTTCCCATGAGAACACAG GTACTACAAGCAATATCCAAAGCTCTTAATGATCCAAAGAGGGCTGTTCGTCAAGAAGCTGTCAGGTGTCGACGGGCATG GGCGTCAATTGCATAA
- the LOC126634462 gene encoding protein PAF1 homolog, with protein MASYRPFPPQSSFAPAPNQNPLPPAPPPPQQRGSQYNQNWGYNASSGGSSGGDGAVPAPPSSYPPNYNYQHSSYGPPRTQHPHPPPQYNYQPPPPPPPEPSYPQPPPPQAPQAAQNKMPLQPPQAPIYYQNSQYSQYSHQPIQPSQQPPPPPPPPLSPNSSVPPPPPPPGSPPPPPPQSKDSGVDRRSHDKGASREASVSRRREHGHLNHGVPPKQQKPPVPSVPVKKANGPPGRVETEEERRLRKKREFEKQRQEEKHRQQLKDSQNSVLQKTQMLSSGKGHGSIVGSRMGERRATPFLSGERTENRLKKPTTFVCKLKFRNELPDPSAQPKLMSLKKENDQYTKYTITSLEKTYKPKLFVEPDLGIPLDLLDLSVYNPPPPSVRLPLALEDEELLRDDVAVTPVKKDGIRRKERPTDKGVAWLVKTQYISPLSMESARQSLTEKQAKELREMKGRNILENLNDRERQIKEIEASFEACKSRPVHATNKNLYAEEVLPLLPDFDRYDDQFVLAAFDGAPTADSEIYSKLDQSGHDAYESRAIMKSYKVTGVDPANPEKFLAYMVPSPNELSKDPYDESEDVSYSWVREYHYDVRGDDVHDPTTYLVSFDDDEARYAPLPTKLVLRKKRSKEGKTSDEVEHFPAPARVTVRRRSTVASIELKDAGDYSRGSISKLKTRGYDVEDTLERPQKIARHQDMDEYSGGDDDLSD; from the exons ATGGCTTCATACAGGCCATTTCCTCCCCAATCGTCATTTGCGCCAGCACCGAATCAAAACCCTCTACCGCCAGCACCACCGCCACCGCAACAGCGAGGCAGTCAGTATAACCAGAATTGGGGTTATAATGCTAGTAGTGGTGGTTCTAGTGGCGGCGATGGTGCTGTGCCGGCGCCTCCTTCTTCGTATCCGCCAAATTACAATTACCAACATAGTAGTTATGGCCCTCCAAGAACTCAACACCctcatccaccaccacaatacAACTACCAACCACCGCCTCCGCCACCACCCGAGCCTTCATACCCACAGCCACCGCCCCCTCAAGCTCCTCAAGCAGCACAAAATAAAATGCCCTTACAGCCTCCACAAGCCCCTATATATTACCAGAATTCTCAGTATTCACAGTATAGTCACCAGCCAATCCAGCCTTCGCAGCAGCCACCGCCTCCTCCCCCACCACCTTTGTCCCCCAATTCCTCGGtgccaccaccacctcctcccCCCGGTTCGCCTCCACCACCGCCTCCTCAAAGTAAGGACAGCGGGGTAGATAGGAGATCCCATGACAAAGGGGCTTCTAGGGAGGCATCAGTGTCCAGAAGGCGTGAACATGGGCATTTGAATCATGGGGTTCCTCCAAAACAGCAGAAGCCCCCAGTTCCTTCAGTGCCAGTGAAGAAAGCAAATGGGCCGCCAGGGAGAGTGGAAACAGAGGAAGAGAGGAGATTAAGGAAGAAGAGGGAGTTTGAAAAGCAAAGGCAAGAAGAGAAGCATAGGCAGCAGCTGAAGGATTCCCAAAACTCAGTTTTGCAGAAGACGCAAATGTTGTCTTCTGGCAAGGGACATGGATCCATTGTGGGGTCGCGAATGGGTGAAAGGAGAGCTACTCCATTCTTGAGTGGTGAGAGGACTGAAAATAGGCTAAAGAAGCCAACAACATTCGTATGCAAGTTGAA ATTCCGGAATGAACTTCCAGATCCAAGTGCACAGCCAAAGCTTATGTctttgaagaaagagaacgaTCA GTATACAAAATACACAATAACGTCGTTGGAGAAAACATACAAGCCCAAGCTTTTTGTTGAGCCAGATCTTGGGATTCCTCTTGACCTACTCGACCTCAGTGTATATAA TCCTCCTCCTCCAAGTGTTAGACTACCACTCGCTTTGGAAGATGAGGAATTATTGCGGGATGATGTTGCAGTGACCCCTGTGAAAAAGGATGGCATCAGGAGAAAAGAGCGGCCTACTGATAAAGGAGTTGCATGGCTGGTTAAAACCCAGTATATATCTCCTCTTAGCATGGAGTCTGCAAGACAG TCTTTAACTGAAAAACAAGCAAAAGAACTGCGGGAAATGAAGGGCCGCAACATTTTGGAAAACCTCAATGACAG GGAAAGACAAATCAAGGAAATTGAGGCATCATTTGAGGCCTGCAAGTCACGCCCTGTTCATGCAACCAACAAGAATTTGTACGCTGAAGAGGTTCTACCTCTGTTGCCTGATTTTGACCG GTACGACGACCAATTTGTCCTTGCAGCATTTGATGGTGCTCCTACTGCTGATTCAGAAATTTACAGCAAGTTGGACCAGTCTGGTCATGATGCTTATGAATCAAGA GCCATTATGAAAAGTTACAAAGTAACAGGCGTAGATCCAGCGAATCCTGAGAAATTTTTGGCTTACATGGTCCCTTCACCTAATGAG CTATCAAAAGATCCCTACGATGAATCTGAAGATGTTTCGTATTCATGGGTTCGCGAGTATCATTACGAT GTAAGAGGTGATGATGTGCATGATCCCACTACGTACCTAGTTTcatttgatgatgatgaagcaCGCTATGCG CCCCTTCCCACAAAGcttgttttaagaaaaaagaGGTCCAAAGAGGGAAAAACCAGTGATGAGGTTGAGCATTTTCCCGCACCTGCGAGAGTGACCGTTAGGCGGAGATCAACTGTTGCTTCAATCGAACTAAAGGATGCAGGG GATTATTCTAGGGGATCTAtatcaaaattgaaaacaagaggCTATGATGTTGAAGATACCCTTGAAAGACCACAAAAGATTGCACGGCACCAAGATATGGACGAATATAGTGGTGGCGACGATGATTTATCGGATTAA